CAGCCCCTCCGTGATGGGGCCGGGGACCTCGGTGCGAAACAGGTGTTTCGCGCCAACGCCGAGTTGAGGGAAGACCGCGACGAACAGCACGACGATGCCCATGCCGCCAATCCAGTGGATCATGCAGCGCCAGAGGTTCGTGGCGCGGCTGAGGCCATCCACGTCGCCCACCACCGTGGCTCCGGTCGTGGTGAAACCGCTGACGGCTTCGAACACGGCGGAGGCAGGATGTCGAATCGACCCCTCCAACAAGAAGGGCACCGCCCCAAAGACCCCCAGGCAAATCCAGGTGAGTGCCACTACACCCAGGGCATCTTTGCGATGCAGCACGTTCGGGGCCTTGCGACCGATGTAGCGCAGCACACCCGCGGTCAGTGCGGTAGCGACGGCTGACGCGCCGTAGGCGACTGCCGAGCGGAGCTGCCGGTCGACGATCGCAAGAATCATCGGTAGCAGCATGGGCGCTGCCACCAGGAACAAGAGGTGGGAGGTGAGCAGGGCGACGACCCGCTTGTTCACCGCTTGCCTCCGGCGCGAACCACGCGCTTCTCGATCTCTCGCGCCGCAGTGACGGGCGCCGCCACCACGATATTGTCACCCGATTGCAGGCGAAGGGAAGCAGACAGGGGAACGCACTCCAACTGACGTGCGACCCCGACGAGCTGCGTCTCGGCGGGCAAGGCCAGCTCCGCCAGCGTGATGCCCTTTCCCGCGTGCTCCCCCAGCTGATACTCGAACAGATGGTGGCCGGTGCCCGGCAAAGCCTCGGTAGAGAGTGCCCCACGGTGCGGCAAGAGCCAGCGCACGGTCTTGGCGATCACGTCATGGGGTCCCGCAGTACCGTGAATGCCCAAGTGAGCGTACACGTCGGCATAGCCGGGGCGATGCACGAGCGCGAATGCGCGAGGCACGCCGATGTCATGCGCTACCAAGGACGCCATTAGATTCACTTCGTCGGCGCGGGTGACGGCGGCTAGGTAGTCGGCGCTCTCCACGTGCTCGTCGCGCAGGCACGAGATGTGGGTGCCGTCACCATGGATCACTTCCACGTGCTGCAGGGTCTCCGACAACACTTCGCAGCGCGCGCGGTCGCGCTCGATGACTTGGACGCGCTCCGCAGAGCTCCGCAGCATCTGACACAACTGGAAGCCCACGTCGCCCCCGCCCACCACCACGGCCCGCCGCTGTTCGCGGCGCACGCGCAGGGACTGGATGGCGCCGGCGACGGCCCCGGGCGGCCCGGATACCATCACTGAGTCGTCCAGCTCCAAGCGCACGATGTCCACCGGAGATCGAAAAGCGGCATCGCGCACGACGCCGACCACGCTGACGCCTTTGGCCGGCTTGATTTCCAACGCCGGTTTGCCCAGCAGGGGCGAGTCGTCGGTGACGGGCAGTAGCGCTGCCTGCACTGCGTTGCCCGTGAAGTTGCTGACGTACTTGGCGTCGAGCTGCTCCACCAGTCGTCGCAGCTCTTCGCTGACGAGGCGCGAGGCGCAGAGCAGCGCATGGATCCCGAGCACGCCCGCTTCCACGCCGCCTCGCGTGCGATAGAAGCTGGGCGCGTCCACCCGCGCGACGGAGCGTCGAGCGCCGTGCTTCGTGGCCAGAGCCGCCGCGACGACGTTGACCTCGTCCGAGCCCGTGACGGCCACCACTAGATCGGCGCGCGCGACTTCGGCCGCCTCCAGTACGGACCAGTGCGTGGCGTCGCCGGCGAGGGACAGGCAATCCAGGGACTCTTCGGCGGTGCTCAGCGCCTGCGCGCTCTTGTCGACCAGGATGACCTCGTTGTCGCCTTGGGACAGCTCTCGCCCCACGTGGGTCCCCACTTCGCCGGCGCCAAGCACTACCACTCTCATGTCGACGCCTCCGCTTCGGGCCCGGGTTGTGCAGCTAGCTCGTCCCCCAGTTCTCCCGCGTCGCTGAGCAAAGCACGCAGCATCCGAGTGCTGAACAGATCGCTGAGGATGGTTCCAATCAGTACGGTTGTCAGAATCAAGGACGCGAACTCCGGAAAGCGCTGCGCGAAGTTGACGCCGATGGCCACCGCCAGCGTGCCTTGCGAGAGCAGGCCGTTGCCGAGGCGCCGCGTGAGCAGCGGCTGCTCGAGGAACGCCTTGACACACAGCGCGGTGGCCAGGCGCCGCACCGCAAAACGCACGAGCACGTAGCCCACGGGCAAGAGCCAGGCATAGCCGCGGACTGGATCCCACAGGGCGCCCGCGAAGATCATCAACAGCACGAACAAGGCGTGCTGCAGCCGACTCACGTGTTCACGTACTCGGTCGGCGTGGCTGGAGGTGACGCTCACCGTGACGGCGGCAAGCATGGTCACGAACAGCGGCGAGATGCTGAGAGCGGCGCCGATGCCCGACGCGAAGGTCACGAGCCCTATGGTCGCCAGGAAGATCCGAGATGGCTCGCTTTCTCGGCCAATGAACAGACCGAAGAGCAGCCCACTGACGACGCCGACCCCCACCGCCGCCAACTCCCACTCGGCGACGGTCATGGAGAAGCGTCCGGCTGCCTCGGTGGCTCGCGCCGTGGCCAACACGCCGCCCAGAACGAGCACTGCCAGCACTTGGCTAGAACGTGCGGTGGCCTCCAGCATCAGCGTGACGCGGCCGGCCGCGCCCGTCATGCGGTGCATGTTCTCCAGCAGCAGGGGCGATGCGACGGCCGCCGACGCCCCGATACCCAGAGCTACCCACAGGTGCGTGCTGGCAAAGTGGATCTCCACGACCCAGCCGAAGCCGCGAAAGAGCAGTTGATTCACCACGAAATCCGCGTTGATTTCGTTGACGGGCACGAACCAGCGCAGAACGGGAATCGCCGCGGCAGCAACGCACAGCAGCACCAGGATGGCCGAGACCCAGCCTACCAGCGTCACGTCGAGCTTGCGTTCGCGCTCGGCGCCTCTCAAGCCGATCACGAACCCCACCAACCCAAGCAAGAGCGCAATGAGTGGCGTGAGCTGGATCAGCGCAGCCTCACTGACGAGCTTCCAGGGAAAGTGTGGACCGATCAGTACACCCACCAAGATGTATTCGGCGCCGCTGAGGGTGACGAAGCGAGACGCATAACGTGTGAGCAGGTGACCGATGCCGAAGCTGAAGATGACCACCAAGACGAGGACCAGCGTCAGATTCATCGCTTGTCCTCCCCCGCGCTGTCGGCGGTCTTGTCGCCTTCAGAACCGACCCAGGCCATCGCATCTGCCGGCTCGACGGCAAAGGACTTCGCATCGAGGACAGCGACGCAGAGCGACGTCCCGGCCGGCAACTGCTTGGCGCCCCAAGCGGCGGCCAACTTGGTGCTGCGAAGCGCCACGAGCTTGTCGTACACCGCTCGTGCGAGGCCGAGATCCACGATGCGCTCGCCCGGTCCGGTCACGGCCACAGCGCCTCGCTTGCCAACCCACAGCGCCGCGCCCGGAGTCGGGACGTCCCCCACGCGCCCGGGCAGCGCAAGAGGTGGTCCTCCCGAGCTGACCGCGCCCGCGAATCCAGCGTCACGCGAGCGAACCAGTGCGGCCACGGTGTCGTGACCAGCGTCCCGCGGCGGCGATTTCGGCGGTAGGACCGGTGCCGGCCTTGGTTTCGGCTTCACGGGCTGGGGTGGCGATGCGGGCGGCACGGCGCCACTTGCGGCAGACGAAGGAGCTGCATCCGGCGCGTCATCCGCTCCGCCGTCGACGACGCCAGCCTCGCTTGTGCCCGCTTCGGGAACCGGCCGCGAGTACGCGCTTGCATCCACCCAACTCTGCCATCCCGGCGGAAGCAAAGACGCGGCACCTGCGTCCTGCGCCAATTCGGACGCCAGCAAGGACCGATACGAAGCCTGCGCGCCCGGAGTGGTGGGATCGAACTCGGCGTGTCCCAGACTGCGTGCGAAGCGCCGGGCACCCATGCCGGTCAGCAAGCGTTGTGGCGTGTCGAATACCGCGCGCGCCACTTGTACTGGATTCTTCACTCGAGAAAGCGCAGCAACCGCACCGAAGCGTCCGTCCTCTGCCATCACGGCGGCGTCCATCTCGATGGTCACCCCATCGATGCGCAGCGCCGATCCGTAGCCCGCGTTGCGCCCCGGATCATCTTCTAGCAGCGTCACGGCGTCGACCGCCGCGTCCACGGGCGAGCGTCCCGCGGCCAATGCCGCAAGCGCGACCTGCGTGGCGCGACGTTCCGGCTCAGGTCGCTCGGGTGCTGACTCGAGCCCACCGAAAACCAAGACGAAGGAGCCCTTCGGGGGATCCCCGGCGTCGAGCACGAGGGGGGCGTCGGTGCCCGCGTCCCGGACCGACAAACGCTCCGCTTCGTGCACCAAACTGGATGCCGGCGCGATCACCGCCTCGGCAGTAGGCCCTTCGGGCACATCACGGCGCACGCGGCAGCCCGCCGTCGCGAACAGCAGAGCGATCGCGCAGACCGGGCCCCATCGCCGGCACCGAGCAAGTTCTCCTTGATTGGAGTGGGGGAGTGAGATCACGGGCTTCCGCTGAAATTGTCCCTTGCCGTTCGGGGTCTGGGCCAACTTGTACAAGGCACCCGCCGACGTGAGGCCACGCGCTTAAATAACCAGGTCCAGCCGCCTCCCCGCACTATACTCCCGGCGTGAACACGCTTCGGATTTGGGCGGTTGCGCTGGTGCTCGGGGGCTGCGGGGATGGCGAAGCGGATCGCCCTCCGGTCTCGCGTTTGCCTCACGGCGACAGCAGTGTCAGCGCCAGCACGACGGAGATCGTGCTCGAGCATCAAGGGCGGCAGCTGATGACCCTGCCGGTCTCGGCGCTGCTGCTCGGGACCGTGGACAGCTGGCAAGAGACGGCCAGCTACGATCCCTACCCCATTTTCGCCGAATCCGCGGGCAACGCAGTCCCCGCTGGCCTGGCCTGGCACGCCGGAAGGAAGCTCCGCGTGGTCGAAGCAAATGATTCGCGCATCGAGCTTGCGGTGCAGCACGAGGGTGGTCTTCGCTCGCGGCTGACCCTGGAACCGGGCCCCGCCGACACCTTCAATACGTTGCTCGTGCCGGACGACAGCGATGCGGTAGTGGTGTTTCTCGGGATTGGGGCCGACGTCGACGCCGAAGAGGGCCTCTACGGCATCGGCGAGGTCTTCGACGACGTGAACCATCGCGGGAAGCTGCGGGCGATGCAGCTGGAACTCTCGGACTTGGAGAGCGGCTACAACGAAGCTCACGTTCCGGTTCCTCTCGTGGTTGGCACGCGGGGCTGGGGGATGTTCGTTGAAAACCCCTACCCCGCCTCCTTCGATCTGGCGCAGACGACCGCCACGCGCGTGCAAGCCGTGTTCGGCACCGCGGACGCCAGCAGCACGGGGCTACGTACACATCTGTTGGCGGCGCCGCATGCTTTGGACGTTACCAAACGGTACTACGCGGTCAGCGGTCAGCCGCGACTGCCGGGCCCTTGGGCGCTGGGGCCCTGGGTGTGGCGCGACGAGAATGACGACCAGGCCCAGGTGGAGGCCGACCTCGACACCATGCGCGATCTGAACTTGCCGACGACCGCATATTGGATCGACCGCCCCTACGCGACGGCGGTGAACACCTTCGACTTCGCACCGGCACAGTTTCCCGACTCCGACGCGATGCTGGCGAAGATGAAGTCGCTGGGCTTTCGCACGGCGCTTTGGCACACGCCCTACTTGGACGAGGCTGACGCCGCCACTGAAGCGCTGCGTAGTGAAGCAACGACCAAGGGCTACTATCCGCCAAAGAACGGCCTACTATTCAACAAGTGGGGCAAGCCCATCGACTTGACGAACCCCGATGCAAAAGCGTGGTGGCAGAGCCTCATCGACAAGTACGTGAGCCGCGGCGTGGCGGGCTTCAAGCTCGACTACGCCGAGGACGTCGTGCCCAATGCTTTCGGCGCCACGACGGGCTGGGAGTTCTCCGACGGCAGCACGGATCGCACGATGCACTCGCAGTTTCAGCGCTTCTATCACGAGACCTACGCGGAGCTGCTGCAGGACGAAGACAACTTCTTGATCTGTCGTGGCGGCACCTACGGTGACCAAAAGAACGTGAGCGTGGTGTGGCCGGGCGATCTGGACGCATCCTTCGCGCTCCACGGGGAGCTACTCAAGGACGATGCGGGCAAGAGCTACAAGGCCGTGGGTGGACTGCCCGCCTCGATCATCGCCGGGTTGAGCCTCGGGCCGTCGGGGTACCCCTTCTATGGTGCGGACACCGGGGGCTATCGCCACTCGCCCCCGGACAAGGAGGTGTTCATTCGCTGGTTCGAGCAGACCGCCCTGAGCAGCGTCATGCAGATCGGGACCAGCAGCAACGACGTGGCCTGGGAGCCGACCCCCAAGAACGGATTCGATGCAGAAGTACTCGAGTTGTACCGTCGCTACACGCTGCTGCATCTGCGGCTGATGCCGTATCTGTGGACCTACGCGAAGCGACTCTCGGTCGATGGCCGTCCCTTGCAGCGCGCTCTCGGCTTGGCGCACCCCGAGCTAGGGCAACACCCGAACTTCGACTACCTGCTCGGGGATCACCTGCTGGTTGCGCCCGTCGTCAAGCGCGGCGATCGCCAGCGTGAGCTGACGGTGCCCGAAGGCGACTACCTTTCCTGGTGGGACACGGGACTGATCTCGGGGCCGGGCCCCGCCACCGTCGACGCGCCCTTGGATCGCCTGCCACTGTACTTGAAGGCGGGGGGAATCGTACCACTGCTGCGCCCGAGCATCGAGACGCTGAGCCCGACGGACGACCCCCAGCGCGTCGATTCCTTCGCAACGGACGTGGGACTGCTCTATGTGCGCGTCGCGCCGGGACCCGAGTCTGATTTCGAAGTCTACGACGGCACGCGCCTGACCCAAGTGACCAACGCAAAGACGACGGACATCGGAGTCGACGGCGGGTCCGTCTTCAGCAAGGGCTTCGTGGTGGAACTGCTGCTGGACGCGGCGCCCGGCACAGTGGAGATCGACGGCAAGGCCGCGCAAAAGGTCGACGCAGGCGCGGTCGCCGGGACCGAGAGCAGCTTTGCTTTCGTGAACGATCCGCGACCCATGGTCCGCGTGCACCTTTCGGCCGCGGCCAAGACTCTGCGGGTGACGGCGAGCTAGAAGCGCAGCTCGGCGCGTGCCTCTGCGCCCCCGGGTCGCGCGCCCGCCGTCAGCTGGAGCCGATGCGCTGTCGTCTGGGGCGTGTCCTGTCCCAGCCAAAGCACCAAGCCAACCCCCGTGCCCACGATCGCGACACCGGTCAGCACGGTGCTGACGAGGGCGAGGTTCTTGCCTGCGTCGACCGCGCTCTGTTCGCAATTCGGTGCGCAGCGACCCTCGGCGTCGTCGTACTCACTCTTGGCCATCACGCCAGTGACGACTGCGCCGACCATGCTGGCGCCAGCCACACCAAAGGCCACGAAGGCTGGCACGCGGTTCGGCTGGTGCTGCGGAGCCCCGCCGCCTGGATCCCCTCCGCTGGCAGACGGCGACGCGCTCGCGGCCACCTTTGCACGCATAGCTTCCGCCTCGGCCCGGTCACGCTCGCGCTGTTCCTCCAAGCGCTTCTGCAGGTTGGCCAAGC
The DNA window shown above is from Polyangiaceae bacterium and carries:
- the trkA gene encoding Trk system potassium transporter TrkA — its product is MRVVVLGAGEVGTHVGRELSQGDNEVILVDKSAQALSTAEESLDCLSLAGDATHWSVLEAAEVARADLVVAVTGSDEVNVVAAALATKHGARRSVARVDAPSFYRTRGGVEAGVLGIHALLCASRLVSEELRRLVEQLDAKYVSNFTGNAVQAALLPVTDDSPLLGKPALEIKPAKGVSVVGVVRDAAFRSPVDIVRLELDDSVMVSGPPGAVAGAIQSLRVRREQRRAVVVGGGDVGFQLCQMLRSSAERVQVIERDRARCEVLSETLQHVEVIHGDGTHISCLRDEHVESADYLAAVTRADEVNLMASLVAHDIGVPRAFALVHRPGYADVYAHLGIHGTAGPHDVIAKTVRWLLPHRGALSTEALPGTGHHLFEYQLGEHAGKGITLAELALPAETQLVGVARQLECVPLSASLRLQSGDNIVVAAPVTAAREIEKRVVRAGGKR
- a CDS encoding isoaspartyl peptidase/L-asparaginase — its product is MRRDVPEGPTAEAVIAPASSLVHEAERLSVRDAGTDAPLVLDAGDPPKGSFVLVFGGLESAPERPEPERRATQVALAALAAGRSPVDAAVDAVTLLEDDPGRNAGYGSALRIDGVTIEMDAAVMAEDGRFGAVAALSRVKNPVQVARAVFDTPQRLLTGMGARRFARSLGHAEFDPTTPGAQASYRSLLASELAQDAGAASLLPPGWQSWVDASAYSRPVPEAGTSEAGVVDGGADDAPDAAPSSAASGAVPPASPPQPVKPKPRPAPVLPPKSPPRDAGHDTVAALVRSRDAGFAGAVSSGGPPLALPGRVGDVPTPGAALWVGKRGAVAVTGPGERIVDLGLARAVYDKLVALRSTKLAAAWGAKQLPAGTSLCVAVLDAKSFAVEPADAMAWVGSEGDKTADSAGEDKR
- a CDS encoding glycoside hydrolase family 31 protein, which gives rise to MNTLRIWAVALVLGGCGDGEADRPPVSRLPHGDSSVSASTTEIVLEHQGRQLMTLPVSALLLGTVDSWQETASYDPYPIFAESAGNAVPAGLAWHAGRKLRVVEANDSRIELAVQHEGGLRSRLTLEPGPADTFNTLLVPDDSDAVVVFLGIGADVDAEEGLYGIGEVFDDVNHRGKLRAMQLELSDLESGYNEAHVPVPLVVGTRGWGMFVENPYPASFDLAQTTATRVQAVFGTADASSTGLRTHLLAAPHALDVTKRYYAVSGQPRLPGPWALGPWVWRDENDDQAQVEADLDTMRDLNLPTTAYWIDRPYATAVNTFDFAPAQFPDSDAMLAKMKSLGFRTALWHTPYLDEADAATEALRSEATTKGYYPPKNGLLFNKWGKPIDLTNPDAKAWWQSLIDKYVSRGVAGFKLDYAEDVVPNAFGATTGWEFSDGSTDRTMHSQFQRFYHETYAELLQDEDNFLICRGGTYGDQKNVSVVWPGDLDASFALHGELLKDDAGKSYKAVGGLPASIIAGLSLGPSGYPFYGADTGGYRHSPPDKEVFIRWFEQTALSSVMQIGTSSNDVAWEPTPKNGFDAEVLELYRRYTLLHLRLMPYLWTYAKRLSVDGRPLQRALGLAHPELGQHPNFDYLLGDHLLVAPVVKRGDRQRELTVPEGDYLSWWDTGLISGPGPATVDAPLDRLPLYLKAGGIVPLLRPSIETLSPTDDPQRVDSFATDVGLLYVRVAPGPESDFEVYDGTRLTQVTNAKTTDIGVDGGSVFSKGFVVELLLDAAPGTVEIDGKAAQKVDAGAVAGTESSFAFVNDPRPMVRVHLSAAAKTLRVTAS